Below is a window of Maribacter dokdonensis DSW-8 DNA.
TCTGGACCCATAACTAAGATGGAACCTCTTGTTGGGTCTGCATTCAATTTGTACCATAATGTTGCACTAAATTCTTCTGTAGTAAGTGCTCCGGATTCATTCGTTGGAAACGTTAAATAAGAATCTGCTGCACCGGCATAAGCATTATCACCTTCTACGCTTTCACCTGCATAACCAGGTGTACCTACAACGGTAGCGTCAATGTCTCTAAAACGTTCGTTGTAACTACCATCAAAAGGCATATAGAACATTTCACCATCAAAAGTAGGAGGGTAGGAAGAAACGAATTCACCAGAGTCATCTGCCATTATTTGTTGAACTTCATCTTGAGAAATTGCTCTGTTGAAAATACGAAGTTCATCCATTAAGCTTTCATCTGACAAGTGACCCCATGCTGTAAAGTTAGGGGCGCCAGACATGATAGAAAGCACGTTAACATCTGTCCAATCAATTCCGCTAAAAGCACCTTCACTGGCAATTTGACCGTCAATATATACTACGGCTTCAGCACCGGAAATGGTAAATGCGAAGTTTACCCATTCTCCTGAAGAAGGATCTACGTCTGCAGCCTCGCCGCCATCAAACCAAGTACCTGCATCACCAGAACCTACATTTAATTTAAAACGTTGATTGCCATTAGCATTTTCGCGGAAAAATCTAAATCCTTTAGAAAGGTCATTGTCTGCGCCATTCACTAGAGGCGCACTCATAGTCAATACACCTGCACGATCGGGAGAACTGTTGATTTTCATCCAAAAGATAGCACTGAATTCTGCATTCTTGAATCGATCAGGGTCTAAGGTCAAATACGTATCGGTTGCACCTTGGTAAGCGCCGTCTCCAGCAATGTTATCTTCACTAATAGAAGGGGTACCAAATTCTTCGGCTTCTTCAAAACTGATCAGGTCAACATACGCGCCATCAAAAGGCATATATAAAATTTCACCAGGATATTTAATAACATAGGCTGGCTCTTTTGTAAAATTGACAGTGCCGTTAGTAGTTTTACCATCTAGGTCTGTGGCCGTTACGGTAAGAACATGATCGCCATCCGCTAATTGATCATAAACCAAATCATCAACTACCAACCTTCTGTAATCCAGAAAATCAGCATAGCTTTTAATAGTTGTTCCATCTAAAGCAACGTTGACAGAAGCTAATTCTATATCATCTTGAGCTTCAAATTTTATGGTAATAGTTGCTAATTCTTCATTAACTTTTACTGCCAAACCTTCTGTTGGAGATGTAATGGTAATGCTAGGAGCCGTTTCATCTGCGCCTGGGTCAACTTCGGTAAGAGAATCTATACCATCTTCGCAGGCTACCAAAATAAAGGCAGCCAACCAAAAGGTAATAATGTGTTTAAAATATTTCATTGTAGTTGGTTTTTAGTTTGCTATTTCACCTAATATTGGAAACTCGTCTATCTGATCTTGATGATAGGTTACAAAAGCCTTGTCTTCCGTAAATGTTCTGCCATCAAAACTTAGTTCATCATACCTGCCCAAGCGTACCATATCGAAAAAACGCTTTCCCCATTCCATTGAAAGTTCTGCATATTTTTCATCTACGATCTGATCAAGGGTAACACCGCTTAATGGAGCCATATTTGCTCTTGCCCTTACTTGGTTTACCGCCTCATCTGCAGTCATTACAGAATTATTGGCACCTTGAACTAGAGCTTCGGCATACATTAGTAATGTTTCTGAGTAACGAAAAACAATGTTGTTCTTGTTACTGCCATAAGCCGTACGGCCAGGTATTAATTGATTGGTAGGTAAATAGTGTTTTCCACTTGAAAATATGGAACGAACCGTTGAAGTATTTTCATCACCATCCCTGGTAATGGGAGATACAAATGAAGGTAGCGTTTCCGAGGTATAAGGCGTAGTAGCGATCAAACTGTCTATACCCTTTTGACTAAAGAAAACCGAAGTTTCCAGACGATCGGTCTCGCCCCTGTCCAACATGAATTCTATATATTTTAAGCTAGGTTCAAAGAATCCCCAGCCATTACTAGAACCATCAACCTCCGGATTCCATGAGTTTGGACCATATGGAGCGTACAAGTGGCTTACCCTATCACCCTCACCATTGCCGAAATCCGAGTATTGAAATTCAAATAAATTTTCGTCGCTTAGTTTACCGGGAGTTTTAAACAGTTCGTAATAATCTGGGAACAAACTGAACTTGCCAGAAGCAATAATTTCACCAGTTGCATCAGCTACGGCTTGGTAGTTTTTTAGTTCTTGATTTGCCTCTGCCTTAATCATTAAACCGGTGTACTTGGTAACGCCGCCAGGTAGGTCAGTTCTTTCATTTGGTCTTAGGTCAAGCAAGAACGGAATTGCTTCGTCCATTTGATCGGAAATGTGTTGCATAACTTCATCTTTACTAGGTACGGATGTTACGTCTGCAAAATCATTTAAGTTTGATGAGGTAGGAATGAATACCGAACCATACACTTGTGATAGTTGAAAAAGCAGCACGGCACGTAAAACTTTTGCCTCGGCGATATATTGATTGCCTAAAGCGATGCCCTCATCATCTGCAAACTCCATATACCTCTCTATCTGCTCCATACCGGTATGTGCACCTATGATATCGCCATAATACGTTTCCCATAAGGTTCTTGATCCAAAAAAGGAGTTGTCGTACACGTAACGGTCTTGATTTTTTAGACCTTGTTGGTCACCCGCTGCGTTGACATCATCACCTCTAGTGGCTACCACTAGTGGCTGTTCCCAACCTCTATCTGCAACAGATTGGTAGACTCCGATCAATGAAAAAATCATATCATCGGTTTGGGAGAAATCGGTTCCTCCCGCAAAATTATTATTCAGTTCCGGTTGATCCAGATCGTCTGAGCAACCTATTAGTACAGTACCTAGAAAGGCTAAAAGCACTGTTAGTTTGTTAACTTTTATATATTTCATAGCTGTATGTTTAAATTTTAATATTTACGCCAAAGGTGTATACACCAGGTATAGGATAGGTCTGTGTATCTCTACCATCAGAAACTTCAGGAGTAAATCCGTTATAGTTGAAGAATGTCAATGGACGCTCTGCAGTGATATAGAATCTAATATCAGGATTGAATTTGCTATTAAGTTTTGGTAGCGTATACCCTAATGTTACGTTCTGTAGTCTTACAAAATCTCCCTTTTCAACAAAAAAACTGCTTAAGAATTGGTTGCTCCAAGGATTTCTGATTCCTCTTGCCGATGGATAGCTATTGGTACTACCGGCACCGTTCCATCTATTTACGGCGAAATCTCTATCTATATTGGCATCTGGTGTCTGGCGAATGGCAAAACGTTTTTGGTTGGCAATGACATTACCGCCTTGACCAATTACATTTAAATTAAAATCCCACGCTTTATAATTCATTCCAAAATTGAATCCGAAAGAATATGTTGGAAGATATGAGCCAAGATCCACTCTATCTTGGGCATCAATTACCATATCTCCGTTTTGATCAACGAATTTTAAATCTCCTGGTGCTACGGTTAAACCATTTGCA
It encodes the following:
- a CDS encoding LamG-like jellyroll fold domain-containing protein translates to MKYFKHIITFWLAAFILVACEDGIDSLTEVDPGADETAPSITITSPTEGLAVKVNEELATITIKFEAQDDIELASVNVALDGTTIKSYADFLDYRRLVVDDLVYDQLADGDHVLTVTATDLDGKTTNGTVNFTKEPAYVIKYPGEILYMPFDGAYVDLISFEEAEEFGTPSISEDNIAGDGAYQGATDTYLTLDPDRFKNAEFSAIFWMKINSSPDRAGVLTMSAPLVNGADNDLSKGFRFFRENANGNQRFKLNVGSGDAGTWFDGGEAADVDPSSGEWVNFAFTISGAEAVVYIDGQIASEGAFSGIDWTDVNVLSIMSGAPNFTAWGHLSDESLMDELRIFNRAISQDEVQQIMADDSGEFVSSYPPTFDGEMFYMPFDGSYNERFRDIDATVVGTPGYAGESVEGDNAYAGAADSYLTFPTNESGALTTEEFSATLWYKLNADPTRGSILVMGPEDVDNAGYPDVQNKRTNGFRFFREGDATRQVFKLNVGNGDGESWFDGGDAAALDPTTTDWVHLAFTISGNECVVYFDGEVVSQGDFTGVDWTGCDLLSIGSGAPRFTEWGHGFDLSFIDELRLYNKALTQQEIQDIRQAGL
- a CDS encoding RagB/SusD family nutrient uptake outer membrane protein, which encodes MKYIKVNKLTVLLAFLGTVLIGCSDDLDQPELNNNFAGGTDFSQTDDMIFSLIGVYQSVADRGWEQPLVVATRGDDVNAAGDQQGLKNQDRYVYDNSFFGSRTLWETYYGDIIGAHTGMEQIERYMEFADDEGIALGNQYIAEAKVLRAVLLFQLSQVYGSVFIPTSSNLNDFADVTSVPSKDEVMQHISDQMDEAIPFLLDLRPNERTDLPGGVTKYTGLMIKAEANQELKNYQAVADATGEIIASGKFSLFPDYYELFKTPGKLSDENLFEFQYSDFGNGEGDRVSHLYAPYGPNSWNPEVDGSSNGWGFFEPSLKYIEFMLDRGETDRLETSVFFSQKGIDSLIATTPYTSETLPSFVSPITRDGDENTSTVRSIFSSGKHYLPTNQLIPGRTAYGSNKNNIVFRYSETLLMYAEALVQGANNSVMTADEAVNQVRARANMAPLSGVTLDQIVDEKYAELSMEWGKRFFDMVRLGRYDELSFDGRTFTEDKAFVTYHQDQIDEFPILGEIAN